In Chloroflexota bacterium, the DNA window ACAGGGGCGCGGCACGTATGTGCGCGAAAAACCGGACAGCGTGCACTTGTCGCGCGTGCGGCAGGAACAGTTGAAAGCGCTGATGGACGGCGCGGTTGGCAAGGCGTTGAGTTTGGGGTACACGCTCGACGAAGTTCGTGAATCGTTCGACGCGCAAATCACGCGTTGGGCGCGCATCAAAAAAGCATAGGAGGAATTCAAAATGGCAAACAAGACAGATTTGATCAAACGCACGCGTTCGCTCGCCGAACTGCGGCAAACCAACCCAGTCGCGGGCGCGTTATTCACCGTGATTCTCTTGATCGGCGTCGCGGCGAGCGCGCTCACCGGGGAATTCGCGCGGAACCAAGCGCCGATTTGGATGTTGCTCGCGCTCGTCGTCGGCGTGTACTTTTTATTCGCGCTCAAGATCGCGAATCAATGGGAACGCGCCATCGTTCTCCGCTTTGGTAAATTCAAGCGACTTGCGGGTCCGGGCATGTTCTGGATCGTACCGATCGTCGAAACCGCGCCGACCTGGGTGGATCAACGCGTGATGGTAACGCCGTTCAAAGCGGAACGCACACTCACGCGCGACACGGTGCCGGTGGATGTGGACGCTGTCCTGTTCTGGATTGTGTGGGACGCGCAAAAAGCCGCGCTCGAAGTGGAAAATTATCGCGACGCGATTTCGTGGGCGGCGCAGACCGCGTTGCGCGACATTATCGGCAAGATGATGCTCGCGGATATTCTCGTCGGGCGCGAAAAGATTGACGCGGAATTGCAGACGATCATTGATCAACGCACGACGCCCTGGGGCGTGAC includes these proteins:
- a CDS encoding slipin family protein, encoding MANKTDLIKRTRSLAELRQTNPVAGALFTVILLIGVAASALTGEFARNQAPIWMLLALVVGVYFLFALKIANQWERAIVLRFGKFKRLAGPGMFWIVPIVETAPTWVDQRVMVTPFKAERTLTRDTVPVDVDAVLFWIVWDAQKAALEVENYRDAISWAAQTALRDIIGKMMLADILVGREKIDAELQTIIDQRTTPWGVTVQSVEIRDVIIPQELEDAMSRQAQAERERQARVILGESEKQIAASFADAAQAYSGNPTALHLRAMNMLFEGLKEKGALVIVPSSAVDTMNLGGLSGLTALAQNASKEVRG